The genome window CGGCTCCGTTCAGCACGGTGAAATCGCGGCGGCGCGAAACCGGTTCCCGCAAAGGTCCCGCCGGCAAGAGCCAGCCATTACCTGCACCGCGCCCGTCGAACAGGACGATTTCCACATCGCGTGCCATCCGGTAATGCTGCAAGCCATCGTCCGATAACAGTACATCGACTTCCGGATGCGCGGCCAGCAAGGCAGTCGCCACCGCCACCCGGTCACGCCCGACCATCACCGGACACTCGGCACGGTAAGCAATCAATAAAGGTTCATCGCCGACTTCCTGCGCCAGCGATTGTGGCGTCACCGCCTGCGGCACATCGTTATGCACGCCATAACCACGGGAAATCACACCGGGCGTATAGCCGGCCTGCCGCAAGACATGTACCAGCCAGATCGTCAGCGGCGTCTTGCCGGTACCACCAACAAAGATATTGCCCACCACCACTACCGGCACCGGCAAGCGCTCGCTTTTCGACAAGCCAAGGCGATATGCTGCCCGACGCAAGGCCGACAGTCCGCCGAACACGGCCGACACCGGCAGCAGCATGCAGGCCGCCAACCCGCGCTGCGCCCAGGTCTGCGTCAGGAATTCTTCAAGATTGGAGCGCTGAAGAGCCAAGGGTGGATTCCATATGAAGGCACTGGCACCGACTCAGTCGGTACCAGTGTGTGAGCTAACTTATTTCTTGCCGCTGGTTTGCGCGGCAAACGTGACTTTAGGATAGCCGGCGATGCGCGCGGCTTCCAGTACGTTGATCACGGTCTGGTGCGTCGCGGTCGCATCGGCTGCAATGATGATGACAGGATCGGTGTTGGTCTTGCCGGAAGCAGCAACCGCCGCGGTCAGCTCCGCCGCCAGCGCTTCCGGATTTTGCACGGCGATGCGTGTGTTATTGATCGAATAGCGGCCTTGCGTATCCACGCCGACATTGATTTCAAACGGGCGATCCATCGCCTTCTCGGCGTCGGCCGTCGGCAGCGTAATCTGCAAGGCGGTAAATTTACTATAGCTGGTCGAAACCATCAGGAAAATCAAAATCACCAGCAATACGTCAATGAAGGCGATCAAATTGATTTCCGGATCTTCGCGGCCTTGTCCTTTGCGGAAATTCATCAGGCGTCTCTTTCCAGGCTCTTACTTGCGTGCGCCGTGCACGATGTCGACAAACTTCACCGCCTGCTGCTCCATATCGATGATGAAGCTATCGACCAGCGCGCGGAAGTGGCGGTAAAACACCAGCGAAGGCATCGCAATCGCGAGGCCGAAACCGGTGTTGTACAAGGCAATTGAAATACCATGTGCAAGTTGCGCCGGGTTGGCGCCGGTACCGGTCGCATTTTGTGAACCGAAGATTTCAATCATGCCGACCACGGTCCCGAACAAACCCATCAAAGGTGCCAGCGTAGCAATCGTACCCAAGGTCGTGAGGAAACGTTCCAGCGTGTGTGCGGTACCGCGCCCTGCTTCTTCAATCGATTCCTTCATGACGTCGCGTGGTGCATCGACATTGCGCAAGCCGGCCGCGAGTACACGTCCCAAAGGTGAATTCTGTTCCAGCGTATTGACCACATTGTCATCAATCCGGCCGCTGCGATAAACCCGTACCACTTCTTCCAGCAGGCTCGGCGGCAAAATCCGGCGTCGGCGCAAATACATGCTGCGTTCGATAATCAGGGTCAATGCAATAACGGAAGCGATCAGCAACAGCCAGATCGGCCAGCCTGCTGCATGAATAATGGCGAGCAAAGTAAGCTCCTTCAGTGGGATTCGTTAAATATGGATGGAGAATGTAACGGTTTGACGCCGGGAGAGCAAGTTTCCCGCAAGGGCTTGCCCACATTGCATAAGGACCGATACCGCCATGTTAACGGCATCCGTAGCGCGGCAGGAAATTCTTTTAACAGCCGTCGAACAACTTATTCACCTTGTACACATTTTCTGTGGATAACATTGTGCGTAACTGTGTGTAAGCAGTCGAAGCCCTTGATTTCAAAGAAATTTTTTCTGCTGCATAGAAATGAGGCGATGCAAATCTGCCTGCTTGTGTGTCTGACACCGGGTTTCTGTGCCGGAACCGGTGCATGGAGATAAGGAACAAATAAAAACGCCCGGCATCTGTTAGGGATGCCGGGCGTTTTTTAATTGTGCTTCACTTACTGGATACCGCGGAACACCGCACATTGCCTGAATGCCTCTTCAGAGTATGGTATCTGCTTGCTCTTGCAATACTTGGACGTCAGCTTCAGCAATTCCTTGATGTCGCGGCCGCTGCACTTCGCGTAAATATTGCTCAGCGAGTCAATCAACTCATCCGACAGATCCGCATGGAATTGCGTCGCCAGCGATTTCCACAAACGCATCGCATCTTCTTTCGGCGGCACTTCATACTTGATCGTCGCAATACAGCGCGACAGGATCGCATCATCAACGTCACCAACACGGTTGGTGGTCATGAACAACAAGCCCTTGAAGTATTCCAGCGTACGCAGGAATTCGGCAACGATGGCATTGTGCTGCAAGTCATTGTCACGGCAACGGATGTAAACGTCAGCTTCATCCAGCAACAGGATCGCATCCCAGCGCGCGGCGCGGCGCAGGATTTCGGACAGGTTTTGCTCCACCGAAGCGGCGGTAATACCCAATTGGCCGGAATGCACGCGGTACAGCGGCTTGCCGACTACTTCCGAATACACTTCGGCGGTCAGGGTTTTACCCAAGCCGGGCGCACCTTTACACAAGATAGTCGTACCGCCTGATTTGCCTTCAACGATATCTTCCATCAAGACATTCATATCGGCGGTCAGGATATCGATCAGCTCCCGATGCTGCACCGGCAGGATCAGCTTTTCACGCAGCTCCGGCTTGTATTCATATGAAGTCAGGTTTTGTACGTGTACCCAGATATTCTGATGCAGTTCCAGATGGAACAGATGCACATAGCAATGCAACGGTATCTTTTCAAAGCCCTGCTCGAAACCGTTTTGACGCCAGAATTCTGCGTCCGTCATCATTTCGAAGCGACGATCGAGGATTTCTTCATCGTTCACGCATTTCGCCGTCGTGCCCGCCTTGAAAGGCAGCATGCCGATGCGGAATTTTTCATCCATCGTAAACGCCGCATTGCGCGCGATGAATTGCTTGCCGAACTGGCGCTGGTATTTCAAGAAGCGCTTGGCCTGCACTTCATACTCTTGCTTGAATTCCGGGCATTCCTTGAAATAGCCGAGCTCGGTCAGCAATTCCGGAATCGTGCGATTGGCGATGTCGTGCGAGTTAATGACGATCGCATTCGTCATGCCGGCACGGCGCATGCGCAGGTCGGACGACTCTTCGCGGCCGGCAGCCTGCATGGTATTGGCGATCAGGTCGATCACGACGTAAGGTGCGCCCTGGTCCGGCACCACATGGCGCAGGCGATGGATCAGCCATGGCAAGAGGACGCCATCCTTATTGCGTTTGTACAGCCAGCCGTCGATCACATCGCGGGAGAAATACGCGGCGAGGCCAGGGACCAGCTTGTCGAGGTCGGGAATC of Janthinobacterium sp. Marseille contains these proteins:
- the lpxK gene encoding tetraacyldisaccharide 4'-kinase, translated to MALQRSNLEEFLTQTWAQRGLAACMLLPVSAVFGGLSALRRAAYRLGLSKSERLPVPVVVVGNIFVGGTGKTPLTIWLVHVLRQAGYTPGVISRGYGVHNDVPQAVTPQSLAQEVGDEPLLIAYRAECPVMVGRDRVAVATALLAAHPEVDVLLSDDGLQHYRMARDVEIVLFDGRGAGNGWLLPAGPLREPVSRRRDFTVLNGAADAPGLPPDAIRMQLVGMTAEKLNDRSQTSALSSFAASDGKHAPTILAAAGIGNPGRFFGLLRSAGLQFEEMALPDHYDFADNPFAHVKADVILITEKDAVKCRQNEGLRNDTRLWVVPVTAQLDGALAEKIVEKLRGRSIA
- a CDS encoding biopolymer transporter ExbD, with the translated sequence MNFRKGQGREDPEINLIAFIDVLLVILIFLMVSTSYSKFTALQITLPTADAEKAMDRPFEINVGVDTQGRYSINNTRIAVQNPEALAAELTAAVAASGKTNTDPVIIIAADATATHQTVINVLEAARIAGYPKVTFAAQTSGKK
- a CDS encoding MotA/TolQ/ExbB proton channel family protein, coding for MLAIIHAAGWPIWLLLIASVIALTLIIERSMYLRRRRILPPSLLEEVVRVYRSGRIDDNVVNTLEQNSPLGRVLAAGLRNVDAPRDVMKESIEEAGRGTAHTLERFLTTLGTIATLAPLMGLFGTVVGMIEIFGSQNATGTGANPAQLAHGISIALYNTGFGLAIAMPSLVFYRHFRALVDSFIIDMEQQAVKFVDIVHGARK
- a CDS encoding ATP-binding protein, yielding MDFEIPESMVNVLLEMIESESPLAKRLSEHGVCHGRMIVNSKLFDAKAMNTLYTLCKAQDDRALMFQMLALDNILGAPQARKIPDLDKLVPGLAAYFSRDVIDGWLYKRNKDGVLLPWLIHRLRHVVPDQGAPYVVIDLIANTMQAAGREESSDLRMRRAGMTNAIVINSHDIANRTIPELLTELGYFKECPEFKQEYEVQAKRFLKYQRQFGKQFIARNAAFTMDEKFRIGMLPFKAGTTAKCVNDEEILDRRFEMMTDAEFWRQNGFEQGFEKIPLHCYVHLFHLELHQNIWVHVQNLTSYEYKPELREKLILPVQHRELIDILTADMNVLMEDIVEGKSGGTTILCKGAPGLGKTLTAEVYSEVVGKPLYRVHSGQLGITAASVEQNLSEILRRAARWDAILLLDEADVYIRCRDNDLQHNAIVAEFLRTLEYFKGLLFMTTNRVGDVDDAILSRCIATIKYEVPPKEDAMRLWKSLATQFHADLSDELIDSLSNIYAKCSGRDIKELLKLTSKYCKSKQIPYSEEAFRQCAVFRGIQ